The sequence TCGTTTTACAAATTTCACTTTTccaattattttccttttttatttagaaaactcTATATTTGTCTcgtaaaaaaatgaaaaaatagttttcgttgGCCACATCACACATATAAATAATACAGTGTTGTCGATATTTGTTCAGTCCACATCCCCAGTTAATGTTTTTGTATCCCCAAAATTCTTCAACAAGATGTTGCTTGTAGGGTTCCTTCAATCGactatttgctcaaaaaaatcGAGAATTCGAGATTGTCATTTTGAATGGAAAAAGGCCGTATAAAAAATGTCAACTAATTAAAAATACCCATTAATTTATCTTTTAAATCGGCATTAAGTttgttctttaaaaatattcaaacttaAGTTACGTGGTGACGGTGACTTAATTTCTAATTTGATATTTTGAATGCTGCAGAGTTCACATATCTTTTTACTTTAGTTCTTATTGGAAACTGAAATTACATTTGTTGTAAAGTGTTTTGTATCAATAGAAAAATAGAGTATGTTTTGATAACATTTAAAGGGGCTTGAGGCAACATTGATtttaaagtaaacatattttaccTTTTATACAGTACATTGTGAAATAATTCTCGTGTTAATAATTCACAATGAGTAACAGCTGtcgaaaaacaaatttcacaagACATATTTAACAAGGTAGTATCAGTAGCAGAACTACATTTCTTTGCATATGAAActgtcaattttatttatagcaacaACTACATATTCGGCAAAAACAACATGCTGATTTTGACAGCTCAATAACACAATGCAATAACAAAACTTATAcactttttatattgttttcaaCTGCAATCATCATCTTCGAAGCTCCTTGATATTTCACAATTGTCATTGGAATACATATACAAAggccaacaaaaacaaaaaatagtacgCATATTTCATCAAATAACACAACTTGGGATTCGTTTTTATACAATTCagttataataaattgttattattgttaaaataatagatCATCAATtagttaagttttatttaatataatatataataagaaacaaaaagatGGCTGCCAATACGAACCCTAATACCACATGTCCATGGGGCCAGATTGCCAAACCCCCAGTTGAATCAATGAATTTTGCAGCGATTGTAAAGAATCAAAAACTAGAAAAAGACCTAAAGGTAGAAACGGAAAGGGAAAACCAAAAACTCAGAGAGAAACAAGAACTAGAGGAGGCCTTAGTGCGCAGTTTAGAAGAGGCTACTAAATTGGATGACAGTTGGGACATTGTTGACATGGATGAATTTGATGCCAATTTGCCACCAGAAGTTTTGGCATTTCTACAAAGCGAAGAAGAGGAGTTGTTAGCACAGGAAGCTACAGCTTTAGCTGGTTGCGAATCAGACGCTGTTATAGCTCAAATGCTACAAGCACAATTCAATAAAGAGTACAACGAAGATTTGAAACGCATAGAAAAGGCTCACAATAAACAATCCAAGGTTACAGTATGTTTGGATAAGTACCGCAAGAGCTATTTTAAAGATGCCGGAGAAGAGCTAGAGGATAATTATGTAGATGAAGATGAAGCCTTGCGTGATAAACGTGATTGGGATCGTTTCGATACCAATGAACGTTTACTTGAGGCCATACCAAAATGTGGTTACACTGTCGATAAAGAAGGTGAAATGATTACCAAACATGATGCTGATCTTTGCGGTGTGCGTAATGCTTGCCGAATGATGTCCTTTCCATTGGAGTTTGCTACAGGTGATGGCGCTGGTTTTGAAATGAAGCTATCAAATGGAGTAAGTAATAACTTAGTAAAACACGGGAAATTCAATtggttaaaatgattttaataatttaatttaactcaAGGTTTTCAATCAACTAAAAACGCATTCACGtaaaaatcttaagaaaaatTCGCGTATGCAAGATCGTAAGGACAATGTGGCCACGGCTGAGATGGGTGTCGATGGTCGTACCCGtttgttgttgtataaattAATCAATAATCAAATATTGGAacaaatcaatggcattatttCTACCGGCAAAGAAGCCGTAATTTTGCATGCCAATTCCGATCCTAGTTTTATTGGAGATGATGTCGATCATCCACAAATAATGCCTAAAGAATGTGcggtgaaaattttcaaaactactTTAAACGATTTCAAACAAAGAGATCGTTATATTAAAGACGATTATCGTTTTAAGAATAGATTCAATGTACGTTTTAGCAAACAAAATAATACGGTTATTATAAATATGTGGGCGGAGAAAGAAATGCATAATTTAATGCGTCTACATAATGCAGGCATAACATGTCCTGAAGTggtcatattaaaaaaacatgtacTTGTAATGGCCTTCATCGGTGAGAACAATAGAGCCGCACCAAAATTGAAAGATGCTTTTTTGACTTCCGCAGAATGGATGGCAGCATATGATGAGGTAGTCGATGCTATGCATAAGTTATACAATGAAGCCAAATTGGTTCATGCTGATTTAAGTGAATACAATATTCTATGGCATGATGGAAAATGCTGGTTTATTGATGTGGCCCAGGCTGTTGAACCCCAACATCCTTcggcattagaatttttaatgAGAGATTGTAATAACATAATTACGGTGAGTTTTAAGGCCATACTTTTCGAAATGTATTTAATTAGTTGtcataatttcttttaatagtTCTTTAGCAAGAAAGGAGTTCCTGGTTGTCACACTAAGGAGGCATTATTTGAGCACATTACATCTTTGGATGCCGAAACCCATAATGTCGCTATGCTAGAACGCATTCATACTAAGGGTGCCAATATACAATTAGCCACTGCTCCCAATCAAGATGAATGTCCCGAAGAATTTAAACCGTTGGAATATCCCTTTGATTTGGCTTGGGAAAAAaccattgaaaagaaaaataaagttgaAAATGAAGTTGTTGATGCTGGAGCGAATGCCATGAATGTCATTAATATGGAGTGTCGTTTGCAATCAGCTTTAAACGATTCTCTTGAAACGACTTCAAAGCTACAAAAGCCAATTGCTGCTGATTCTAACTCTTATACTGCCTCAGACtaagttgaaaattatttaaaataaaaactaacatATTTTGTAATGTTGAGTTTAAATTGAAGTTCTTTAGTCGGAACGTCTATGTCACAGACATCAAATTCTTAcgaaagtgaaaaaataaataaaatgtattttgctggtatagaaaaacaaaaaattctactttcaaatgaaaaagtggaagtaaacattttacttttttaaagaaaaattttaaaatatttcatgtatACTTTTAGGAGTGACAAATAAATATCTCTTTCATAAGCTTTgt comes from Calliphora vicina chromosome 2, idCalVici1.1, whole genome shotgun sequence and encodes:
- the LOC135950081 gene encoding serine/threonine-protein kinase RIO3, which produces MAANTNPNTTCPWGQIAKPPVESMNFAAIVKNQKLEKDLKVETERENQKLREKQELEEALVRSLEEATKLDDSWDIVDMDEFDANLPPEVLAFLQSEEEELLAQEATALAGCESDAVIAQMLQAQFNKEYNEDLKRIEKAHNKQSKVTVCLDKYRKSYFKDAGEELEDNYVDEDEALRDKRDWDRFDTNERLLEAIPKCGYTVDKEGEMITKHDADLCGVRNACRMMSFPLEFATGDGAGFEMKLSNGVFNQLKTHSRKNLKKNSRMQDRKDNVATAEMGVDGRTRLLLYKLINNQILEQINGIISTGKEAVILHANSDPSFIGDDVDHPQIMPKECAVKIFKTTLNDFKQRDRYIKDDYRFKNRFNVRFSKQNNTVIINMWAEKEMHNLMRLHNAGITCPEVVILKKHVLVMAFIGENNRAAPKLKDAFLTSAEWMAAYDEVVDAMHKLYNEAKLVHADLSEYNILWHDGKCWFIDVAQAVEPQHPSALEFLMRDCNNIITFFSKKGVPGCHTKEALFEHITSLDAETHNVAMLERIHTKGANIQLATAPNQDECPEEFKPLEYPFDLAWEKTIEKKNKVENEVVDAGANAMNVINMECRLQSALNDSLETTSKLQKPIAADSNSYTASD